One region of Apus apus isolate bApuApu2 chromosome 6, bApuApu2.pri.cur, whole genome shotgun sequence genomic DNA includes:
- the NFE2L2 gene encoding nuclear factor erythroid 2-related factor 2 isoform X1 codes for MEVELPPAAQDMNLIDILWKQDIDLGVRREVFDFSQRQKEYELEKQKKLEKERQEQLQKEQEKALLAQLELDEETGELVPVQPAQRGQSENTEPPINFSQSTQTSKPEAEALSFDDCMQLLAEAFPFIDDNEASAAAFQSLVPAQIDRNPVLISSDETQPPESPVLVPLTDAENMQNIEEVWEELLSLPELQCLNIENDNLAEVSTIISPGTKPPEMHNSYSYYSSLPIMRKDVNCGPDFLDTVEGPFSSILPPEDTSQLSVNSLNDMSPSNSDFCEDFYSTFIHTKANGDTATTNSISQSLAEILSEPIDLSDFSLCKAFNGSHSGTVPECNDSDSGISLNASSSVASPEHSVESSAYGDKTFGCSDSEMEDTDSAPGSVPQSNASVYSLQFQDQVFSSTGPSALTPSLQCINTPKKEPPAHPGHPKAPFTKDKPSSRLEAHLTRDEQRAKALQIPFPVEKIINLPVDDFNEMMSKEQFNEAQLALIRDIRRRGKNKVAAQNCRKRKLENIVELKQDLSNLKDEREKLLKEKGEHDKSLRQMKKQLTTLYLEVFSMLRDEDGKSYSPSEYSLQQTRDGNVFLVPKSKKSETKF; via the exons aTGGAAGTCGAGCTGCCCCCCGCTGCCCAG GACATGAACTTGATTGACATCCTTTGGAAGCAAGATATAGACCTTGGGGTAAGGCGTGAAGTTTTTGATTTTAGTCAACGACAGAAGGAGTATGAActtgagaaacagaagaaacttgaaaaggaaagacaagagCAGCTCCaaaaagagcaggagaaagccCTACTGGCTCAGCTGGAATTAGACGAAGAGACAGGTGAATTGGTTCCAGTTCAGCCAGCTCAGCGTGGTCAGTCAGAAAATACTGAGCCACCAATCAATTTTTCGCAG AGTACACAGACTTCAAAGCCAGAAGCAGAGGCCCTGTCCTTTGATGACTGCATGCAGCTCTTGGCAGAAGCATTCCCGTTTATAGATGACAATGAG gcttctgcagctgcatttcagtcactGGTTCCAGCACAGATTGATAGAAACCCGGTCTTAATTTCCTCTGATGAAACTCAGCCACCTGAATCACCAGTTCTTGTTCCACTTACTGATGCAGAGAATATGCAGAATATAGAGGAAGTTTGGGAAGAATTATTGTCCCTTCCAGAGTTACAG TGTCTTAACATTGAAAATGACAACCTGGCTGAGGTAAGCACAATCATAAGCCCTGGAACCAAGCCACCAGAGATGCACAACAGCTATAGTTACTACAGCTCATTACCCATCATGAGAAAGGATGTTAACTGCGGTCCAGATTTCCTGGATACTGTTGAGGGCCCCTTTTCCAGCATTTTGCCACCAGAAGACACCAGCCAGCTCAGTGTGAACTCTTTAAATGATATGTCCCCTTCAAACTCTGATTTCTGTGAGGATTTCTACAGCACCTTTATTCATACCAAGGCGAATGGTGACACAGCAACCACGAACAGTATCAGTCAATCACTTGCGGAAATTCTAAGTGAACCTATTGATCTTTCTGATTTCTCGCTGTGTAAAGCTTTTAATGGCAGCCACTCAGGAACTGTACCAGAATGTAACGATTCTGACTCTGGTATTTCATTGAATGCCAGTTCTAGTGTAGCATCACCTGAACACTCTGTTGAATCATCTGCCTATGGAGATAAGACTTTTGGTTGTAGTGATTCGGAAATGGAAGACACGGATAGTGCCCCTGGAAGTGTGCCGCAGAGCAATGCTAGCGTGTACTCATTGCAGTTCCAGGATCAAGTGTTTTCTTCCACGGGGCCAAGTGCTCTAACACCAAGTTTGCAATGTATAAACACACCAAAGAAAGAACCCCCTGCCCATCCAGGCCACCCCAAAGCTCCGTTCACAAAAGATAAACCTTCAAGCCGCCTTGAAGCTCATCTCACAAGAGATGAGCAAAGAGCAAAAGCTCTGCAGATCCCTTTTCCTGTTGAAAAAATCATCAATCTCCCCGTTGATGACTTCAATGAAATGATGTCTAAGGAGCAGTTCAATGAAGCTCAGCTTGCACTTATTCGAGATATACGGAGGAGAGGCAAGAACAAAGTAGCTGCTCAAAATTGCCgtaaaagaaaactggaaaatatagTGGAACTGAAGCAAGACTTGAGTAACCTAAAagatgagagagagaaattgcTTAAGGAAAAAGGAGAGCATGACAAAAGCCTTCGTCAAATGAAAAAGCAACTAACCACCTTATACCTTGAGGTCTTCAGCATGCTACGTGATGAGGATGGAAAGTCTTACTCTCCTAGTGAATATTCACTGCAGCAAACTAGAGATGGCaatgtttttcttgttcctAAAAGCAAGAAGTCAGAGACTAAGTTTTga
- the NFE2L2 gene encoding nuclear factor erythroid 2-related factor 2 isoform X2, whose translation MNLIDILWKQDIDLGVRREVFDFSQRQKEYELEKQKKLEKERQEQLQKEQEKALLAQLELDEETGELVPVQPAQRGQSENTEPPINFSQSTQTSKPEAEALSFDDCMQLLAEAFPFIDDNEASAAAFQSLVPAQIDRNPVLISSDETQPPESPVLVPLTDAENMQNIEEVWEELLSLPELQCLNIENDNLAEVSTIISPGTKPPEMHNSYSYYSSLPIMRKDVNCGPDFLDTVEGPFSSILPPEDTSQLSVNSLNDMSPSNSDFCEDFYSTFIHTKANGDTATTNSISQSLAEILSEPIDLSDFSLCKAFNGSHSGTVPECNDSDSGISLNASSSVASPEHSVESSAYGDKTFGCSDSEMEDTDSAPGSVPQSNASVYSLQFQDQVFSSTGPSALTPSLQCINTPKKEPPAHPGHPKAPFTKDKPSSRLEAHLTRDEQRAKALQIPFPVEKIINLPVDDFNEMMSKEQFNEAQLALIRDIRRRGKNKVAAQNCRKRKLENIVELKQDLSNLKDEREKLLKEKGEHDKSLRQMKKQLTTLYLEVFSMLRDEDGKSYSPSEYSLQQTRDGNVFLVPKSKKSETKF comes from the exons ATGAACTTGATTGACATCCTTTGGAAGCAAGATATAGACCTTGGGGTAAGGCGTGAAGTTTTTGATTTTAGTCAACGACAGAAGGAGTATGAActtgagaaacagaagaaacttgaaaaggaaagacaagagCAGCTCCaaaaagagcaggagaaagccCTACTGGCTCAGCTGGAATTAGACGAAGAGACAGGTGAATTGGTTCCAGTTCAGCCAGCTCAGCGTGGTCAGTCAGAAAATACTGAGCCACCAATCAATTTTTCGCAG AGTACACAGACTTCAAAGCCAGAAGCAGAGGCCCTGTCCTTTGATGACTGCATGCAGCTCTTGGCAGAAGCATTCCCGTTTATAGATGACAATGAG gcttctgcagctgcatttcagtcactGGTTCCAGCACAGATTGATAGAAACCCGGTCTTAATTTCCTCTGATGAAACTCAGCCACCTGAATCACCAGTTCTTGTTCCACTTACTGATGCAGAGAATATGCAGAATATAGAGGAAGTTTGGGAAGAATTATTGTCCCTTCCAGAGTTACAG TGTCTTAACATTGAAAATGACAACCTGGCTGAGGTAAGCACAATCATAAGCCCTGGAACCAAGCCACCAGAGATGCACAACAGCTATAGTTACTACAGCTCATTACCCATCATGAGAAAGGATGTTAACTGCGGTCCAGATTTCCTGGATACTGTTGAGGGCCCCTTTTCCAGCATTTTGCCACCAGAAGACACCAGCCAGCTCAGTGTGAACTCTTTAAATGATATGTCCCCTTCAAACTCTGATTTCTGTGAGGATTTCTACAGCACCTTTATTCATACCAAGGCGAATGGTGACACAGCAACCACGAACAGTATCAGTCAATCACTTGCGGAAATTCTAAGTGAACCTATTGATCTTTCTGATTTCTCGCTGTGTAAAGCTTTTAATGGCAGCCACTCAGGAACTGTACCAGAATGTAACGATTCTGACTCTGGTATTTCATTGAATGCCAGTTCTAGTGTAGCATCACCTGAACACTCTGTTGAATCATCTGCCTATGGAGATAAGACTTTTGGTTGTAGTGATTCGGAAATGGAAGACACGGATAGTGCCCCTGGAAGTGTGCCGCAGAGCAATGCTAGCGTGTACTCATTGCAGTTCCAGGATCAAGTGTTTTCTTCCACGGGGCCAAGTGCTCTAACACCAAGTTTGCAATGTATAAACACACCAAAGAAAGAACCCCCTGCCCATCCAGGCCACCCCAAAGCTCCGTTCACAAAAGATAAACCTTCAAGCCGCCTTGAAGCTCATCTCACAAGAGATGAGCAAAGAGCAAAAGCTCTGCAGATCCCTTTTCCTGTTGAAAAAATCATCAATCTCCCCGTTGATGACTTCAATGAAATGATGTCTAAGGAGCAGTTCAATGAAGCTCAGCTTGCACTTATTCGAGATATACGGAGGAGAGGCAAGAACAAAGTAGCTGCTCAAAATTGCCgtaaaagaaaactggaaaatatagTGGAACTGAAGCAAGACTTGAGTAACCTAAAagatgagagagagaaattgcTTAAGGAAAAAGGAGAGCATGACAAAAGCCTTCGTCAAATGAAAAAGCAACTAACCACCTTATACCTTGAGGTCTTCAGCATGCTACGTGATGAGGATGGAAAGTCTTACTCTCCTAGTGAATATTCACTGCAGCAAACTAGAGATGGCaatgtttttcttgttcctAAAAGCAAGAAGTCAGAGACTAAGTTTTga